The following are encoded in a window of Campylobacter concisus ATCC 51562 genomic DNA:
- the nspC gene encoding carboxynorspermidine decarboxylase, producing the protein MNEILKSIKTPAYVCEEAKVRKNLELLKYVKEQSGAKILVALKGFAFSGVMDMVGSYLDGATCSGLHEAKFASEYVKGEIHTYSPAFKDEDFDEILKISKHITFNSFAQWQKFKSIALKNGIICGLRVNPEVSLAPTDSYNPCGKFSRLGITRANFKPELLNGISGLHFHALCEESASSLQIVLEAFEEKFGEFIPKMKWINMGGGHHITRADYDVELLINIIKRFREKYGVEVYLEPGEAVGWQTGFLISSVLDIVHNEKNIAILDTSAEAHMPDTVLMPYRPAVRGESENGKFAYRFGGNTCLAGDIVGLEAGDAEYKFDSELQIGDQVIFEDQIHYTIVKNTTFNGIKLPDLLLLKENGEVKMIRELDYEEYRRRN; encoded by the coding sequence ATGAATGAAATTTTAAAGAGTATAAAAACCCCAGCCTACGTCTGCGAAGAGGCAAAAGTACGTAAAAATTTAGAGCTTTTAAAATATGTCAAAGAGCAAAGCGGAGCTAAAATTTTAGTAGCACTTAAGGGCTTTGCATTTAGCGGAGTGATGGACATGGTTGGCTCTTATCTTGACGGTGCGACTTGTAGCGGACTTCACGAGGCAAAATTTGCAAGTGAATACGTAAAAGGCGAGATCCACACGTATAGCCCAGCCTTTAAAGATGAGGACTTTGATGAAATTTTAAAAATTTCAAAGCACATCACGTTTAACTCTTTTGCTCAGTGGCAAAAATTCAAGAGTATTGCCCTGAAAAACGGCATCATCTGTGGCCTGCGGGTTAATCCAGAGGTCTCACTAGCGCCAACTGATAGCTACAACCCATGCGGTAAATTTAGCAGGCTTGGCATCACAAGGGCAAATTTTAAGCCCGAGCTTCTTAATGGCATTAGTGGGCTTCATTTTCACGCACTTTGCGAGGAGAGTGCAAGCAGCTTGCAGATTGTACTGGAGGCATTTGAAGAGAAATTTGGCGAGTTTATCCCAAAGATGAAGTGGATAAATATGGGCGGCGGCCACCACATCACGAGGGCTGATTATGACGTAGAGCTACTTATAAATATCATCAAACGCTTCCGCGAGAAATATGGCGTAGAAGTCTATCTGGAGCCTGGTGAGGCTGTGGGCTGGCAGACTGGCTTTTTGATAAGTAGCGTGCTTGACATCGTGCATAACGAAAAAAACATAGCCATCCTTGACACCTCGGCCGAGGCTCACATGCCAGATACCGTGCTGATGCCGTATCGTCCAGCCGTTAGAGGCGAGAGTGAAAATGGCAAATTTGCTTATAGATTTGGCGGTAATACCTGCTTAGCAGGTGATATAGTAGGGCTTGAAGCGGGCGATGCGGAGTATAAATTTGATAGCGAGCTACAAATCGGCGATCAAGTCATTTTTGAAGATCAAATCCATTATACGATCGTGAAAAACACGACATTTAACGGCATAAAACTGCCTGATCTACTGCTTTTAAAAGAAAATGGCGAGGTTAAAATGATCCGCGAGCTAGACTATGAAGAGTATAGGCGTAGAAACTAA
- a CDS encoding MoaD/ThiS family protein: MVEIEFLGPIGLENIKVEAKNLGEVKAALSEKEELKKWLNICAVAVNDEIVSDINFALKSGDKISILPPVCGG, from the coding sequence GTGGTAGAGATCGAATTTCTTGGGCCTATCGGGCTTGAAAATATAAAAGTAGAAGCAAAAAATTTAGGTGAAGTAAAAGCAGCTTTAAGCGAGAAAGAAGAGCTTAAAAAATGGCTAAATATCTGTGCTGTGGCTGTAAATGATGAGATCGTAAGCGATATAAATTTTGCTCTTAAATCAGGCGATAAAATTTCTATATTACCGCCAGTTTGTGGGGGCTAA
- a CDS encoding molybdopterin synthase catalytic subunit has protein sequence MQIYNGSLDVQSITNEWYERFKDKNCGALITFVGIVREEGGISALSFDIYEPILKKWLDAWEERAKKENAYVLFAHSKGDVAVHTSSYVAGVVSPQRKVALRLINEFVEDFKANAPIWKYDVINGERIYAKERSQAINGAGILA, from the coding sequence ATGCAAATTTATAATGGAAGCTTGGATGTTCAAAGCATCACAAACGAGTGGTATGAACGCTTTAAAGATAAAAACTGCGGTGCGCTCATCACTTTTGTTGGAATCGTAAGAGAAGAAGGTGGTATTTCGGCGCTTAGCTTTGATATCTATGAGCCGATCCTTAAAAAATGGCTTGACGCTTGGGAGGAGCGAGCCAAAAAAGAAAATGCCTACGTACTCTTTGCTCACTCAAAAGGCGACGTGGCGGTGCATACGAGCTCATATGTTGCAGGCGTTGTAAGCCCTCAAAGAAAGGTCGCACTAAGGCTTATAAACGAGTTTGTCGAGGACTTTAAGGCAAATGCGCCGATCTGGAAATATGACGTGATAAATGGCGAGAGAATTTATGCAAAAGAGCGCAGCCAAGCGATAAATGGTGCTGGGATTTTAGCTTAA
- a CDS encoding formate dehydrogenase subunit gamma has translation MTRILTLLFTLFVTAMATQGPTGVNQYNSAIWAAERIENIKPYEQGLGPIFTFIQGNDYFAIAALSIILAVIGAFALHFLIIGPKHFSHDGKKVFAFSLIIRIAHGLAAISWIILVPTGIIIMWGAELGGGTFVRFCRYLHDTATVIFAVSVLPMLFTWTKRMLPAIYDIRWMMIVGGYLSKKKRPVPAGKFNAGQKAWYWIAIPGGIVMIITGAIMYFTDFKEPAVASWFGLTQIDLLRYSVIIHNCLGIACAVFFLVHIYMAAIAIHGAIWSMITGYKEEEEVYVLHHYWYQELVRENKIPVSDYEKSYTNLK, from the coding sequence ATGACGAGAATTCTTACTCTGCTTTTTACATTATTTGTAACAGCAATGGCAACTCAAGGACCAACTGGCGTCAATCAATATAATAGTGCCATTTGGGCGGCTGAAAGGATAGAAAATATCAAGCCATACGAACAAGGTTTGGGGCCGATATTTACTTTTATCCAAGGTAATGACTACTTTGCAATAGCAGCACTTTCTATCATTTTGGCTGTTATTGGAGCATTTGCATTACACTTTTTAATCATTGGACCAAAACATTTTAGTCATGATGGTAAAAAGGTGTTTGCTTTTTCATTGATCATACGTATAGCTCATGGTTTGGCAGCGATCTCATGGATCATTTTAGTGCCAACTGGTATCATCATTATGTGGGGTGCAGAGCTTGGTGGTGGAACATTTGTGCGTTTCTGTAGATACTTGCACGATACGGCAACTGTGATCTTTGCTGTTTCTGTGCTTCCTATGTTATTTACCTGGACAAAGAGAATGCTTCCAGCAATTTATGATATCAGATGGATGATGATAGTTGGTGGCTATTTATCAAAGAAAAAGAGACCTGTTCCAGCTGGTAAATTTAATGCTGGTCAAAAAGCATGGTACTGGATCGCTATCCCTGGTGGTATCGTTATGATAATTACCGGCGCGATTATGTATTTTACGGACTTCAAAGAGCCAGCGGTTGCTTCTTGGTTTGGTCTTACACAAATTGATCTTCTAAGATACAGCGTAATTATCCATAACTGTCTTGGCATCGCATGTGCAGTGTTTTTCTTAGTTCATATTTATATGGCAGCTATTGCTATTCATGGTGCTATTTGGTCGATGATTACTGGATATAAAGAGGAAGAAGAAGTTTATGTTCTTCATCACTACTGGTACCAAGAGCTCGTTAGAGAGAATAAAATTCCAGTATCTGATTATGAAAAGTCTTATACAAATTTAAAATAA
- the yedF gene encoding sulfurtransferase-like selenium metabolism protein YedF — protein sequence MTTIDCRNLECPKPVIMTKNALDGLSEGESLEILVNALAPKENISRFLKNQNIEFSLESNGNETKILATKGKNALELTNFDEFVCDITPKNNKVLYLNEERAGSGEVGINLLSKFLGAFLQVEKKPKIIICVNNAVKMTTNRSHPSFKPLKDLEAAGVKILSCGSCLEAYKLVSDLAIGEISNAYEIIDILSTHEQIKL from the coding sequence ATGACAACAATTGATTGTAGAAATTTAGAGTGTCCAAAACCAGTCATAATGACAAAAAATGCACTTGATGGCTTAAGTGAAGGTGAAAGCTTAGAAATTTTAGTAAATGCACTAGCCCCAAAAGAAAATATTTCAAGATTTTTAAAAAATCAAAATATAGAATTTAGCCTAGAAAGCAATGGCAACGAGACTAAAATTTTAGCTACAAAAGGTAAAAATGCGCTTGAGCTTACAAATTTTGATGAGTTTGTCTGCGACATAACACCAAAAAATAATAAAGTACTCTATCTAAATGAAGAGCGCGCGGGAAGTGGCGAAGTAGGAATAAATTTACTATCAAAATTCCTGGGAGCTTTTCTTCAAGTTGAGAAAAAACCAAAGATAATAATCTGCGTAAATAACGCTGTAAAGATGACTACAAACCGCTCACATCCAAGCTTTAAGCCGCTTAAAGATCTTGAAGCTGCTGGTGTTAAAATTTTAAGCTGTGGAAGCTGCTTGGAGGCTTATAAGCTAGTAAGTGATCTTGCGATTGGCGAAATTTCAAATGCTTATGAGATCATCGACATACTCTCAACTCACGAGCAAATAAAATTATGA
- the selD gene encoding selenide, water dikinase SelD, whose amino-acid sequence MIYHDKKLTQFVRAAGUAAKLDPSGLNKTISSLNLSHPNLLSSTNSNEDASVFKISSDLALVQTLDFITPVVNDPFIYGQIAAANSLSDVFAMGGEVINALNIVGFDSCNLAPEILGEILRGGADKVKECGGIIVGGHTIETQQMYYGLSVTGRVHPNKFWANNTAIKGNVLILTKPLGSGILSTAIKADLLSMEQIKEAATIMAQLNFYALKALDGIKVYGATDVTGFGFLGHLSEMLNEKISFEIYEKNVPIIASAKEFADMGIIPEGSYKNREFAKHFIDKEADILLFDAQTSGGLLLAVGEKDAMLAVKRLKEVGYESSAIVGSAVSKSEFGIFLR is encoded by the coding sequence ATGATCTATCACGACAAAAAGCTTACGCAGTTCGTTAGAGCCGCTGGTTGAGCTGCTAAGCTTGACCCGTCGGGTCTAAACAAAACGATTAGTAGTTTAAATTTATCTCATCCAAATCTGCTCTCAAGCACAAATTCTAACGAAGACGCGAGTGTCTTTAAAATTTCAAGTGATCTTGCACTTGTTCAAACGCTTGATTTTATAACGCCTGTAGTAAATGATCCATTTATTTACGGTCAAATCGCTGCTGCAAATAGCCTAAGTGATGTCTTTGCAATGGGTGGCGAGGTGATAAATGCCCTAAATATCGTGGGCTTTGATAGCTGCAACTTGGCACCTGAAATTTTAGGCGAAATTTTACGAGGTGGAGCCGATAAAGTAAAAGAGTGTGGTGGCATTATAGTTGGCGGGCATACGATCGAGACACAGCAGATGTATTATGGACTTAGCGTCACTGGAAGAGTACATCCTAATAAATTTTGGGCAAATAATACAGCCATAAAAGGCAATGTTTTAATACTTACAAAGCCCCTTGGAAGCGGCATTTTAAGCACAGCAATAAAGGCTGATTTATTAAGCATGGAGCAGATAAAAGAGGCTGCAACTATCATGGCACAGCTAAATTTTTATGCATTAAAGGCACTTGATGGCATCAAAGTTTACGGTGCTACTGATGTGACTGGATTTGGCTTTTTGGGGCATTTAAGCGAAATGCTAAATGAAAAGATCAGTTTTGAAATTTATGAAAAAAACGTGCCAATCATTGCAAGTGCAAAGGAATTTGCAGATATGGGCATAATTCCAGAGGGAAGCTATAAAAACCGCGAATTTGCAAAGCATTTTATAGACAAAGAAGCTGATATTTTGCTATTTGACGCACAAACTTCAGGTGGGCTTTTGCTCGCAGTTGGTGAAAAGGACGCGATGCTTGCAGTAAAACGCTTAAAAGAAGTAGGCTATGAAAGTTCAGCTATTGTTGGCTCCGCGGTGTCAAAGAGCGAGTTTGGTATATTTTTAAGATAA
- a CDS encoding diguanylate cyclase domain-containing protein, which translates to MLEKQKTSLQIVKMFYTKAILLLLSFIFLALFVVCAGTNDIKHDLSSTNSNIKSSISNSFFIIKNDLFLKSKMVEAGLSDMLFDKNSTKNDLYIAFYVFDKNRNLLYSKRFLGADDIAEKNLSQLSLNETDAGKFTVSDRVYRNNRFRDIYASYGLKNGGSILVQIDIKFLQNYTNVDYDEKTKTYAYLVDKYGNLSRDEFYKKFDESMFLPYVSLGDEFKEDKIIFSLSHMGFYLISYMPEYKIFVITASTKHFHIFMQFVLFWLSIFCFISSLILWVRDVKFVKNRIMPALKEVRDTLDGDEYEIKRSLNVTEFEDIKNGINKLKIEAKKATDGLEEYKSRFGYIFEQSFLKIVVYDAYSGDIIDASNAFLSSVGYTKDEIIELNLNDLIDGDFALFMQMKQDTQNSDMSFKIELKTKDGGTKEGFLQESQIELRDSRLNFMLIHELDDGKFTKKDNEAINDYSFLSPNVIAEALNSDPFSIVRSTQNIDSVFKVPQDKKLINLKDLISPESLDEFAVNISNESKKFFEKGSKNSEINLVANMQTNENNKTPFKIKVKFIDNGADKEQKIIYFFNDLSDIAKLQEKYDAELKYFQSILWASQALVFSWDKKSDTLYIPNAIAKSLGYALNGDMSINFERAKTIFVDEFVSFKDFFDLIKKGEVYDGEVRFYRADKEIIYVRIRAKAVAFYDGEVSVIKGTMQDLSVQNSFFSYQDLLAKIFSYAKEQIIMLDDEFRIIDANDAFFDTLDISRDKNFIEKIYSKDIINFKNGLKDIKDEILNSLKITGFWQGLIHDVRSKNRLEVISISKLLNAFGDQEGYILLASSANDDCYNKEYLEFIAYHDTLTGLPNRFLLFNKLENLLKQAKKSLKVAAFYVDFDNFKSINDGYGHQVGDKILIEISKKIDEIFPKQGIFARIGGDEFIGAMPYENLGEIYETAENILRVGQSKISIDDDEKKLSVSIGISLSGDALSVDDLIERADWAMYQAKLNGKNKYYVFNSKKDTYFKNEYRDDSKIIEAIDAGEMFLLYQPEIDIKSGEVSSFEAFIRWKNGDKILRPSDFLPLAKGSKAVVAIALFTLKDALKARAVWLKEGINAKVRVNLCIKKLMTSEFFEKFKKLLKDEQLDANGLIIDIVDSASGVNLDDVVRYIDAYKELGVSFSLDDFASYSGSVEALGMLKTNRFNIDKRFCKQIFDSVEALKTIRMIKYVSDTFNFDVMIKNLEDKSMLEIFVGFGFSRFQGRLFAPELSLDDVLKFKFTLSSPLNVRNFQDDENYNMLCKIVGVKELMIRLINLLKCDEKVSEKLKIEIANQVDDIRTIDEKLAEILDTILVKIDKENVINLANEAILLCDNDLNLSGANK; encoded by the coding sequence GTGCTTGAGAAACAAAAAACCAGCCTTCAAATAGTAAAAATGTTTTATACAAAGGCTATTTTACTTCTACTCTCATTTATATTTTTAGCATTATTTGTAGTTTGTGCCGGTACGAACGATATAAAGCATGATCTTAGCTCAACTAATTCGAATATAAAATCATCAATCTCAAATAGCTTTTTTATAATAAAAAACGATCTATTTTTAAAGTCAAAAATGGTTGAAGCAGGTCTTAGCGATATGCTATTTGATAAAAATTCAACAAAAAACGATCTTTATATAGCTTTTTATGTTTTTGATAAAAATAGAAATTTACTCTATTCAAAGAGATTTTTAGGTGCTGATGACATAGCTGAAAAGAATCTATCTCAGCTTAGTTTAAACGAGACAGATGCTGGAAAATTTACAGTATCGGATCGTGTCTACAGAAATAATCGTTTTAGAGACATTTATGCATCTTATGGACTAAAAAATGGAGGCAGCATTTTAGTTCAAATTGATATAAAATTTTTACAAAACTACACTAATGTAGATTACGATGAGAAAACCAAAACTTATGCTTATTTGGTGGATAAATATGGAAATTTATCAAGAGATGAGTTTTATAAAAAATTTGATGAATCGATGTTTTTGCCTTATGTGAGTCTTGGCGACGAGTTTAAAGAGGATAAAATAATATTTTCTTTAAGCCATATGGGCTTTTATCTTATAAGCTATATGCCAGAGTATAAAATTTTTGTTATTACCGCTTCAACGAAGCATTTTCATATCTTTATGCAGTTTGTGTTATTTTGGCTATCGATCTTTTGTTTTATATCTTCTTTAATTTTATGGGTTAGAGATGTAAAATTTGTAAAAAATAGAATAATGCCAGCTTTAAAAGAGGTAAGAGATACTTTAGATGGCGATGAATACGAGATAAAACGAAGCCTTAATGTAACAGAATTTGAAGATATAAAAAATGGAATAAACAAGCTAAAGATAGAAGCCAAAAAAGCAACTGATGGGCTAGAAGAATACAAAAGTAGATTTGGCTATATTTTTGAACAAAGCTTTTTGAAAATAGTAGTTTATGATGCTTATAGCGGCGATATTATTGATGCTAGTAATGCATTTTTATCTTCTGTTGGCTACACAAAAGATGAGATTATAGAGCTAAATTTAAATGATTTAATAGATGGCGATTTTGCATTGTTTATGCAAATGAAACAAGACACTCAAAATAGCGATATGAGTTTTAAAATCGAGCTAAAAACAAAAGATGGCGGCACTAAAGAGGGATTTTTACAAGAGTCACAGATTGAGCTAAGAGATTCTAGGCTAAATTTTATGCTTATACATGAGCTTGATGATGGAAAATTTACGAAAAAGGATAATGAAGCAATAAATGATTATTCGTTTTTATCGCCAAATGTAATAGCAGAAGCATTAAATAGCGATCCATTTTCTATCGTAAGAAGTACGCAAAATATCGATAGTGTCTTTAAAGTCCCGCAAGATAAGAAGCTTATAAATTTAAAAGATCTAATAAGCCCTGAAAGTTTAGATGAGTTTGCTGTAAATATTTCTAATGAATCTAAAAAATTCTTTGAAAAAGGTAGCAAAAATAGCGAGATAAATCTCGTAGCCAATATGCAAACAAATGAAAACAACAAAACGCCATTTAAGATAAAAGTAAAATTTATAGATAATGGTGCTGACAAAGAGCAAAAAATCATCTACTTTTTTAATGACCTAAGCGATATAGCAAAGTTGCAAGAAAAATATGATGCTGAATTAAAATATTTTCAAAGCATACTTTGGGCAAGTCAAGCGCTTGTCTTTTCATGGGATAAAAAAAGCGACACCCTTTATATCCCAAATGCTATCGCCAAGTCGCTCGGATATGCATTAAATGGAGATATGAGTATAAATTTTGAACGTGCAAAAACTATATTTGTAGATGAATTTGTAAGCTTTAAGGACTTTTTTGACCTTATAAAAAAAGGTGAAGTATATGATGGCGAAGTGCGTTTTTATAGGGCTGATAAAGAGATTATTTATGTAAGAATTAGAGCAAAAGCAGTAGCTTTTTATGATGGTGAAGTAAGCGTTATAAAGGGCACAATGCAAGATCTTAGTGTGCAAAATAGCTTTTTTTCTTATCAAGACCTTTTAGCAAAAATTTTCTCATACGCAAAAGAGCAAATTATTATGCTTGATGATGAGTTTAGGATCATAGATGCTAATGACGCTTTTTTCGATACACTTGATATTTCTAGAGATAAAAATTTTATAGAGAAAATTTACTCAAAAGATATAATTAATTTTAAAAACGGACTAAAAGATATTAAAGATGAAATTTTAAATTCACTTAAAATAACTGGCTTTTGGCAAGGTCTTATTCATGATGTTCGAAGCAAAAATAGACTCGAAGTTATAAGTATAAGTAAGCTTTTAAACGCGTTTGGCGATCAAGAGGGATATATATTGTTAGCTTCAAGCGCAAATGATGATTGCTACAATAAAGAGTATCTCGAATTTATCGCGTATCACGATACGCTGACTGGACTACCAAATAGATTTTTACTTTTTAATAAGCTAGAAAATCTGCTAAAACAAGCGAAAAAAAGCTTAAAAGTAGCAGCCTTTTATGTTGATTTTGATAACTTTAAATCGATAAATGACGGATACGGACATCAAGTAGGCGATAAAATCCTAATAGAAATTTCAAAAAAAATAGATGAAATTTTCCCAAAACAAGGAATATTTGCAAGAATAGGCGGAGACGAGTTTATAGGCGCTATGCCTTATGAAAATTTGGGAGAAATTTACGAAACTGCTGAAAATATCTTAAGAGTGGGCCAGAGTAAAATTTCTATTGATGATGATGAGAAAAAACTTAGCGTAAGTATTGGTATTAGCTTAAGTGGCGATGCACTTAGTGTTGATGATCTAATTGAAAGAGCCGATTGGGCTATGTATCAAGCAAAGCTTAATGGAAAAAATAAATATTATGTATTTAATTCGAAAAAAGATACATACTTTAAAAATGAATATAGAGATGACTCAAAGATCATTGAAGCTATCGATGCTGGCGAGATGTTCTTGCTTTATCAGCCTGAGATTGATATAAAAAGCGGGGAAGTTAGCAGCTTTGAGGCATTTATTAGATGGAAAAATGGCGATAAGATATTAAGGCCATCAGACTTCTTGCCACTTGCAAAAGGCTCAAAAGCAGTTGTTGCTATCGCATTATTTACACTAAAAGATGCTTTAAAAGCTAGGGCTGTATGGCTAAAAGAGGGAATAAATGCAAAAGTTAGAGTAAATTTATGCATTAAAAAGCTAATGACTTCTGAGTTTTTTGAGAAATTTAAAAAGCTTTTAAAAGATGAGCAACTAGACGCTAATGGACTAATCATAGACATCGTTGACTCCGCAAGTGGCGTAAATTTAGATGATGTTGTTAGATATATCGATGCTTATAAGGAACTAGGCGTTAGCTTTTCACTTGATGATTTTGCATCTTATTCAGGCTCGGTAGAAGCTTTAGGCATGTTAAAAACAAATAGATTTAATATAGATAAAAGATTTTGCAAACAAATTTTTGATTCAGTAGAAGCGCTAAAAACCATACGCATGATAAAGTATGTATCAGATACATTTAATTTTGATGTCATGATAAAAAATTTAGAAGATAAAAGCATGCTTGAAATTTTTGTTGGATTTGGCTTTAGTAGATTTCAAGGGCGGCTTTTTGCGCCAGAGCTTAGCCTGGATGATGTGCTCAAATTTAAATTCACTCTATCATCTCCGCTAAATGTAAGAAATTTTCAAGATGATGAGAACTACAATATGCTTTGCAAAATAGTAGGTGTAAAAGAGCTTATGATTCGTTTGATAAATTTGCTTAAATGCGATGAAAAAGTAAGCGAAAAATTAAAAATCGAAATAGCAAATCAAGTAGATGATATCAGAACAATAGATGAAAAATTAGCTGAAATTTTAGATACGATCCTTGTAAAAATAGACAAAGAGAACGTAATAAATTTAGCTAATGAGGCAATTTTATTATGCGATAATGATCTAAATTTGAGTGGAGCGAATAAATAA
- a CDS encoding DJ-1/PfpI family protein codes for MHLFCLIFDEYETLDLMGPVEFLARVPEMKINYVSFDGGMKRSKQGFFIKTKKLSKIPKKSVLLLPGGQGTRALVDDSEFISRLKECVLASQICLSVCTGSALIARTGELDGLKATSNKRSLEWVKSCGEAVKWQERARWVKAGKFYTASGVAAGMDMALGFISDHFGKELAQKIANETEYNWQKNSKIDKFAKFYGY; via the coding sequence ATGCATCTTTTTTGCCTTATATTTGATGAGTACGAGACGCTTGATCTCATGGGGCCAGTGGAGTTTTTAGCAAGGGTGCCTGAAATGAAGATAAACTACGTCTCGTTTGATGGCGGGATGAAAAGAAGCAAGCAAGGCTTTTTTATAAAGACCAAAAAGCTTAGTAAGATACCAAAAAAGAGCGTTTTGCTACTCCCTGGAGGTCAGGGCACGAGGGCACTTGTAGATGATAGTGAGTTTATCTCAAGACTTAAAGAGTGCGTTTTGGCATCTCAAATTTGCCTAAGCGTATGCACGGGTTCTGCTCTCATCGCTCGCACTGGAGAGCTTGACGGACTAAAGGCTACCTCAAATAAAAGATCGCTTGAGTGGGTAAAAAGTTGCGGCGAAGCTGTAAAGTGGCAAGAGCGCGCTAGGTGGGTGAAGGCAGGTAAATTTTACACAGCCTCAGGCGTGGCTGCTGGCATGGATATGGCGCTTGGCTTTATTAGTGATCATTTTGGCAAGGAGCTAGCCCAAAAGATCGCAAACGAGACCGAATACAACTGGCAAAAAAACTCAAAGATAGATAAATTTGCCAAATTTTATGGATACTGA
- a CDS encoding NAD(P)H-dependent oxidoreductase, with amino-acid sequence MNYLEILKFRHACKVFDESKKISAGEFDFILEAGRLSPSSTGLEQWDILVVQNKELREKIKALSWNQAQITSCSHLVVVLAKIKEVKFGSAYVNKMIARNTNKDPEAIAARQKFYHDFLLANFKNDDELTFQWSHEQCMIIATNMMNAAASLGIDSCPIEGFDRHALNELLGLDESFQRLAIMVPFGYRLNPQPKKLCREISDIVTWIY; translated from the coding sequence ATGAATTATCTTGAAATTTTAAAATTTCGTCATGCTTGCAAGGTTTTTGACGAAAGCAAAAAAATCAGTGCTGGAGAGTTTGATTTTATACTAGAAGCTGGTAGATTAAGCCCTAGCTCAACTGGCCTTGAGCAGTGGGATATCTTAGTCGTTCAAAATAAAGAGCTTAGAGAAAAAATAAAAGCTCTTTCATGGAATCAAGCACAAATCACATCTTGCTCGCATTTAGTTGTCGTTTTAGCTAAGATCAAAGAGGTAAAATTTGGAAGCGCATACGTTAATAAAATGATCGCTAGAAATACCAATAAAGATCCTGAAGCCATTGCTGCAAGGCAAAAATTTTACCATGACTTTTTGCTAGCAAATTTTAAAAACGATGATGAGCTAACATTTCAGTGGTCACATGAACAATGCATGATAATCGCCACAAATATGATGAATGCAGCTGCGAGTTTGGGCATTGATAGTTGCCCGATAGAAGGCTTTGACAGACACGCTTTAAATGAACTTTTGGGGCTTGATGAGAGCTTTCAAAGATTGGCCATCATGGTGCCATTTGGCTACCGCCTAAATCCACAACCAAAAAAACTTTGCAGAGAAATTTCTGATATCGTTACTTGGATCTATTAA